Below is a genomic region from Roseovarius arcticus.
CATGATCAAGCAGGCGGGGGCTGGCATCTACTCGTGGCTGCCCATGGGTTTTAAGGTACTACGCAAGCTGGAGAATATCGTCCACGAGGAGCAGATGCGCGCGGGCCACATTCCGATGCTGATGCCGACGCTGCAATCTGCGGATTTGTGGAATGAAAGCGGGCGTTATGACGCCTACGGGCCTGAAATGCTGCGCATAAAGGACCGCCAGGGGCGCGATCTGCTCTATGGCCCGACGAACGAAGAGATGATTACCGACATCTTTCGCGCCCATGTCAACAGCTACAAAGATCTGCCGCTGACGCTGTATCATATTCAATGGAAGTTCCGCGACGAGATCCGCCCGCGCTTTGGCGTGATGCGGGGGCGGGAATTTTTTATGAAGGACGGCTACAACTTTGACCTGACCAAGGAGGACGCGCTGCACGCCTACAACCGCCACCTCGTCAGCTATCTGCGCACATACGAGCGGATGGGCCTGCAGGCGATCCCCATGCGCGCCGATTCCGGCCCCATTGGCGGCGACGACACGCATGAATTTCTGGTGCTGGCCGACACAGGCGAGAGCGAAGTGTTCTATGATTCCGAGATTACCGATCTAAAATTCGGCGATCGCGAGGTCGACTACGATTCGCACGAGGCCTGCCGCGCAGTTTTGGACGAATTCACCAGCCGCTATGCCCGCACGGACGAAACACACGATGAGGCGCTATTTGCCGAAGTGCCCGAAGAGCGCCGCCGCAGCGCGCGCGGTATCGAAGTTGGCCAGATCTTTTACTTTGGCACCAAGTATTCGGATGCAATGGGCGCGACGGTTCAAGGGCCAGATGGCAAGCCTGCCGCGGTCCATATGGGCAGCCACGGTATCGGCGTCAGCCGGTTGGTGGGCGCGATCATTGAGGCCAGCCATGACGACAAGGGGATTATCTGGCCCGAGGGCGTCACGCCCTTCCACGCCGGTATCGTCAACCTTAAACAGGGCGACGCCGAGGCGGATGCGGCGTGCGAGGCGCTATATGCGGGCCTGATCGCGCTGGGCCTTGACCCACTATACGATGACCGGGACGAGCGGGCAGGCGGCAAGTTCGCGACGATGGATTTGATCGGGCTGCCTTGGCGCATCACCGTCGGCCCGCGCGGCCTGAAAAACGGCGTGGTGGAGTTGACCAGCCGCCGCACCGGTGAGAGCGAAGAAATGCCGCCCGAGGACGCAATCAAACGCCTCGCGGAAATCTATGCGCCCCATCGCGGCGCTTTGGTCGGCTAATGCTAGGCCGCGCACTGACGCTGGTGGGCGGCCTTGCCGGCGCGGCGGGGCTGTCTCAGTTCCCCGAGTTTTCGCAGCAATATGTGCAGCGACTGGGCGGCGCAGTGGATGAACTGGGGCGGTTTGTTGCCGAGTTCGACGCGGATGCGGGCGAGGCCGGTCTGACCCGCAGTGCCGCGCTCGCTGATCTGGGGCAGGGTGGTACGATGGGCGCGCAGCGGGCCGAGACTATGGCGGGCGTTATACTGCGCTATGAGCGTCTGTCGGCAGATCTTGTCGCGCTGCGCAGCGCCGGGCCGTTTACCCGCGCCTACCAAATGCGCAGCTTTGCCGACGCCGAAATTGCGCAAGCCGCGTGGGAGGATTTCCAGCCAGCCGTGCCGCTGAATTTGGCGGGCAGCATCTTTGCCGGGGCGGGATTTCTCGCCGGATTGACACTAATGGGCACGATCATGGCCCTGCTGCGCGCGCTGTTTCGCCGGAGGCGCGCCCGCGTTGCTTGACGCCGCGCGGCCCCCGGCGCAAGTTGCGCCGAAATCAACCAAGAGGTTACTCTAGTGGCAGGAAAATCCGCCCCATTTGCCCCATTCGAATGGATGATCGCCTGGCGCTATCTGCGCGCTAAACGCGCCGAGGGCGGCGTAAGCGTGATGACATGGATTTCGCTGATTGGCATCACGCTGGCGGTGCTGGCACTGATCGCGACGCTTGCAGTCAGATCGGGATTCCGCGCGGAATTTGTCGATACGATCCTTGGCTCTAATGCGCATGTGACGGTCTATAACGCGGGCGAGATTGATGCAGGGTCGGGCCGGATTGACCGGATGATCGACGATTACGAGGCGATGGCAGAGCGCGTGCGCGGCGTCGAGGGCGTGACCCGTGTGGCCCCCCTGATCAAGGGTCAAGTCATGGCAAATTCGCGCGATCGCAACGCAGGCGTCGAGGTGTTCGGTATCACACTCGACGACCTGAAGGGTATCCCGCGCATCGCGGACCCTGCTACTGGGCAGGGCGATATCGAAAAGTTCGATGAGGGGGTCGCCATCGGGTCAGGCGTGGCGCGTGAGTTGGGCGTGGGCGTCGGCGACCGGGTCAAGATCATCTCGCCCGGCGGTGTCAAGACGGCATTCGGCACTACGCCGCGCGTGAACGCCTATGACGTCACGTTCATCTTTAGCGCGGGGCGCTATGACATCGACCGCACTCGCGTCTATATGCCGTTCGGCGAGGCGCAGTCGTTCTTTAACCGTGAGGGGCAGGCGGACGAGCTGGAGGTGATGGTGACCGACCCGGAGAATGTCTCGGACCTGTCGTTAGCGCTGATGCAGGCCGCCGGAGACGGCGCGCTGCTGTGGACATGGCAGGACCAGAGCGGTGGGTTTTTACGCGCGCTGGAGGTAGAGGACAACGTGATGTTTATCATCCTATCGATCCTCGTCCTGATTGCCGCGATGAACATCACGTCGGGGCTGATTATGCTGGTGAAAAACAAGGGCCGCGATATCGGCATCCTGCGCACCATGGGCCTGACCGAGGGATCGGTGTTGAGGGTGTTTTTCATCTGCGGCGCTTTTACCGGGATTATCGGGACAATCATGGGCGTGATCTTGGGCTGTCTCTTTGCAATCTATATCGACCCGCTTTTTGCCTTTGTGAATTGGGCGATGGGGGGTGAAATCTGGGACCCTTCTGTGCGGGGCATCTATTATCTACCGGCCAAGCTGCAATTTGGTGACGTCATGTCAGCTGTAGCGCTGTCGCTGACGCTTTCGTTTATCGTGACCATATTTCCCGCGCGGCGCGCTGCGCGGATGAACCCGGTAGAGGCGCTGCGTTATGAATGATCCAGTGTTGCGCCTGACCGGCATCGAAAAGATCTATAATCGCGGCAAGGAGGCGGAGATTGCTGTCTTGCGCGGCGCGGATCTGGAGATCGCGCGCGGCGAGATCGTGGCGCTGGTCGCGCCGTCCGGGGCTGGTAAATCGACGCTGCTTCATATCGCGGGTCTGCTGGATACCGCAGATGCGGGTGAGGTGGCGATTGGCGGTACTTTGATGACGGGCCTTGGGGATCGGCGGCGCACCATGGCGCGGCGGCGCGACGTGGGGTTCGTGTACCAGTTCCACCACCTGCTGCCCGAATTTACCGCGCTTGAGAATGTCGCGCTGCCGCAGCTGGCAGAAGGGGTGCGCCGTAAGGACGCCGAGGCGCGCGCGCAGGAGCTGTTGGATCACGTTGGTATCGGGCCGCGTGCGGCGCACCGCCCATCCGCCATGTCAGGGGGCGAACAGCAGCGCGTCGCATTTTGCCGTGCGCTGGCCAATCAGCCACGCCTTTTGCTGGCCGATGAGCCAACGGGTAATCTGGACCCCGCCACGTCCGATCAGGTTTTTGCAACGCTGATGGGCCTCGTCCGGGATACAGGACTGTCGGCGCTGATCGCCACACATAACTTGGAACTGGCCGCGCGGATGGACCGCATCGTGCGGCTGGAGCAGGGGCAGCTGGTACCGGGGTGATTGACGCAGACGCGCGCGGCGCGCAAAAAGGCGGAAACGCCTGAAGGAGCCGCGCCCATGCCCATGATCGACACCGCCCAGATCGAAGTCCTGTCCAAAGCTGCGTTGATGCGCCACGGCGCTGAGGAATGGATCGCCGCCAGCGTCGCGGATGCCATCCGGGAGGCGGAGGCGACAGGCAACCGGATTTGCGGGCTGTACTATCTGGAGAGCTACTGCCAGCAACTGCAGAGTGGCCGTGTCAAGGGTGGGGCCGTGCCGGAGGTGACGCGACCGCGCCCCGGCTCGGTTCGGGTGGATGCCAAGTTCGGCTTTGCTCAGGCGGCGTTTCAGCGCGCGTTGCCCGAGGCGATTGCGGCCACCAAGGAAAACGGAACCGCATCGCTGGCTGTTTGCCACGCGCATACCTGCACGTCGCTTGGGTATTTTACCGGGCAGATCGCGCGCGCGGGTCTGATCGGGCTGGGCCTGACCAATGCGACGCCCATAGTCGCGCCGCCCGGTGGCAGCAAACGTGTGATCGGCACGAACCCTATCGCGTTTTCCGTGCCCGATGGGCAGGGCGGTGTCGCGATGCAGTTCGACCAGTCGACCACCACTACCGCCATGGGTAAAATTACCATGGCTAAAGCAGCGGGCGAGAGCATACCCGAAGGCTGGGCCGTTGATGCAGATGGGCGCGCGACAACCGATCCTTCGGCGGGAATGGCCGGATCCATGGTCAGCCTCGGAGGCGCTGCGGCCGGATACAAGGGCTGGGGCTTCGGCCTGATGGCCGAGATATTGGCGGCCGGCCTCACCGGCAGTCTGGCCAGTCAGGACTTATCGCCGCTAAAGGCGCCAGAGGGCGCGCCGCACGATCTGGGTCAGTTCTATCTGCTGATTGATCCCGGTATGTCCGATCATTTCGCCGCGCGTCTTGCGCGCGTTGCCGAAGGCGTGGCCGCGGACGAGGGCGCGCGGATGCCGGGACAGGGGCGCGTTGAGGCGGCATCTGTGGATGTGCCCGATCCGCTGTGGGCCCAGTTGCAGGAGCTGGCTGGCGCGGCCTGACAGCAAATGTTTGCTTTGCGGAGCGTGCGACATATCTTTCCCTAAGAGAAGGATACGCCCGTGAAAAAGATAATCTTTGCGATTTGCACAGCTGCCATATTTGGCCTCGCGCCTGCCGTTCGCGCGCAGGAGGGTCCGATCCGCGCGGTCATTGAGGCGCAGATCGAGGCGTTCGAGGCCGACGATTTCGAGACTGCATTCACCTTTGCCAGCCCTACCATTCAGGGCATGTTTGGCACTGCTCAGAACTTTGGTGCGATGGTGAAGGGCGGCTATCCTATGGTTTGGCGCCCCGAAAACCTGCGGTTTTTGGCTCTGGAGGAGCGGGACGGCCTGCTGTTTCAGGACGTGATGGTGCGTGACGAGGCTGGTGCGCTGCATATTCTGGAATATCAGATGCAGCAGAGCGATACGGGCTGGCTGATCAACGGCGTCACC
It encodes:
- the proS gene encoding proline--tRNA ligase produces the protein MRLSRYFLPVLKETPSEAQIVSHRLMLRAGMIKQAGAGIYSWLPMGFKVLRKLENIVHEEQMRAGHIPMLMPTLQSADLWNESGRYDAYGPEMLRIKDRQGRDLLYGPTNEEMITDIFRAHVNSYKDLPLTLYHIQWKFRDEIRPRFGVMRGREFFMKDGYNFDLTKEDALHAYNRHLVSYLRTYERMGLQAIPMRADSGPIGGDDTHEFLVLADTGESEVFYDSEITDLKFGDREVDYDSHEACRAVLDEFTSRYARTDETHDEALFAEVPEERRRSARGIEVGQIFYFGTKYSDAMGATVQGPDGKPAAVHMGSHGIGVSRLVGAIIEASHDDKGIIWPEGVTPFHAGIVNLKQGDAEADAACEALYAGLIALGLDPLYDDRDERAGGKFATMDLIGLPWRITVGPRGLKNGVVELTSRRTGESEEMPPEDAIKRLAEIYAPHRGALVG
- a CDS encoding DUF2937 family protein, coding for MLGRALTLVGGLAGAAGLSQFPEFSQQYVQRLGGAVDELGRFVAEFDADAGEAGLTRSAALADLGQGGTMGAQRAETMAGVILRYERLSADLVALRSAGPFTRAYQMRSFADAEIAQAAWEDFQPAVPLNLAGSIFAGAGFLAGLTLMGTIMALLRALFRRRRARVA
- a CDS encoding lipoprotein-releasing ABC transporter permease subunit, with product MIAWRYLRAKRAEGGVSVMTWISLIGITLAVLALIATLAVRSGFRAEFVDTILGSNAHVTVYNAGEIDAGSGRIDRMIDDYEAMAERVRGVEGVTRVAPLIKGQVMANSRDRNAGVEVFGITLDDLKGIPRIADPATGQGDIEKFDEGVAIGSGVARELGVGVGDRVKIISPGGVKTAFGTTPRVNAYDVTFIFSAGRYDIDRTRVYMPFGEAQSFFNREGQADELEVMVTDPENVSDLSLALMQAAGDGALLWTWQDQSGGFLRALEVEDNVMFIILSILVLIAAMNITSGLIMLVKNKGRDIGILRTMGLTEGSVLRVFFICGAFTGIIGTIMGVILGCLFAIYIDPLFAFVNWAMGGEIWDPSVRGIYYLPAKLQFGDVMSAVALSLTLSFIVTIFPARRAARMNPVEALRYE
- a CDS encoding ABC transporter ATP-binding protein, which gives rise to MNDPVLRLTGIEKIYNRGKEAEIAVLRGADLEIARGEIVALVAPSGAGKSTLLHIAGLLDTADAGEVAIGGTLMTGLGDRRRTMARRRDVGFVYQFHHLLPEFTALENVALPQLAEGVRRKDAEARAQELLDHVGIGPRAAHRPSAMSGGEQQRVAFCRALANQPRLLLADEPTGNLDPATSDQVFATLMGLVRDTGLSALIATHNLELAARMDRIVRLEQGQLVPG
- a CDS encoding Ldh family oxidoreductase; this translates as MPMIDTAQIEVLSKAALMRHGAEEWIAASVADAIREAEATGNRICGLYYLESYCQQLQSGRVKGGAVPEVTRPRPGSVRVDAKFGFAQAAFQRALPEAIAATKENGTASLAVCHAHTCTSLGYFTGQIARAGLIGLGLTNATPIVAPPGGSKRVIGTNPIAFSVPDGQGGVAMQFDQSTTTTAMGKITMAKAAGESIPEGWAVDADGRATTDPSAGMAGSMVSLGGAAAGYKGWGFGLMAEILAAGLTGSLASQDLSPLKAPEGAPHDLGQFYLLIDPGMSDHFAARLARVAEGVAADEGARMPGQGRVEAASVDVPDPLWAQLQELAGAA
- a CDS encoding DUF4864 domain-containing protein; this encodes MKKIIFAICTAAIFGLAPAVRAQEGPIRAVIEAQIEAFEADDFETAFTFASPTIQGMFGTAQNFGAMVKGGYPMVWRPENLRFLALEERDGLLFQDVMVRDEAGALHILEYQMQQSDTGWLINGVTIRRATAGTA